The window CGTCGTCCGGCACGCCGGCCGCACCCTCGCCCTGGTCGAGACCGCTCTGCCCTACGAGCTGACCCGCGGCCTCGACACCGTGGGCCCGTACGACTTCGACGGGCGGCTGTCGACCGCGATGACCGCCCACCCAAAGACCTGTCCCGCCACCGGCGAGCTGCACTTCTTCGGTTACGGCATGGTCGAGCCCACCCACCTGACCTACCACCGGGCCGACGCGGCGGGCGAGCTCACCGTCAGCCGGCCCGTCGAGGTGCCCGGGCCGACCATGCTGCACGACTTCGCCCTCACCGCCGGGCACGTCGTCTTCATGGACCTGCCGGTCGTCTTCGACGTCGAACTCGCCCTGACCGGCGGGACGATGCCGTACAGCTGGGACGACGGGTACGGCGCCCGGCTCGGCGTGCTGCGCCGCGACGACCCCCACGGCGAGGTCCACTGGTTCCCCGTCGACCCCTGCTACGTCTTCCACGTCGTCAACGCCCACGACGTCCCGGACGGCACCCTCGTCCTGCACGTGATGCGCTACCCGGAGATGTGGCGGCGCACCGCCGACGGCCGTACCGGCCCGCAGCAGGCCGTGCTGTGGAAGTGGACCGTCGACCCGGCCCGCGGCACGGTCCGCGAGGAGCAGGTCGACGACCGGCCCGGCGAGTTCCCGCGCGTCGACGACCGGCTCACCGGGCTCGACTCCGGCCACGGCCACATGACGAGCGGCACCGCACTGGTCCGCTACGACCTGGCCACCGGGGCCGCCACCGCCCACGACTTCGGTCCCGGCCGCACCCCCGGGGAGGCGGCGTTCGCCCCCGCCGACGGGACGCCCGGCGGACCCGGCTGGCTGCTGACGTACGTGCACGACGCTGCCACCGACCGCAGCGACCTGGTGGTCCTGGACGCCGGTGATCTAGCGGCGCCCCCGGTCGCCACGGTCCACCTGCCCGCCCGGGTGCCGTTCGGCTTCCACGGCAACTGGCTGGCCGACGCGGACGCCTAGGCGGGACCGCCCCGGGCCGACCGGCGCAGGGCGACGATCTCGGCGACCGCCTCCAGCCAGCGGGCGGCCCGCGTCTCGGCCTCCGGGCCGGTGGCGGTCTGCGCCGCACCGCTCAGCCAGTCGCGCAGCACGGCCGCCGGCTCGGGGGACGGCAGCGGCTCGGGCAGCCCGGCGGCGTAGGCGAGGCCGCCGGAGCGGACGATCTCCGCGACGAAGACCAGCGAGCGGGGCAGCACGCCGAGCCGGTCGAGGGTGACCGCGGCGGCGATCGCGCCGTCGCCGAACAGGGCCGTCCGGAACGCCTCCTCGGTCAGGCCGTAACGGAGCAGCATGGTGACGTCCGTGCCGGCCAGCACCTCGTCGTCGCTGCGGCTTTCGGGAGCTGGGGACATGAGGGCCTCGGTTCCGGTCCGGGTCAGCGGACGGTGATCGTGAAGACGTAGTAGGCGGCGCGGGAGTCCGGGGTGCCGGTGGCGGTCGGGTACGGCGACGGGGACGCCGTGCCGTCGGGCGTTGGCCCCAGGGTGGACCGGTCGTCGGGGCCGGGTCCGGTGCACGTGTGCAGGGGGCAGTAGAGCAGCCGTACGGTCGTCCTGCCCTCGGCGACCGCGGAGAACTCGAAGGACTGGCTGCCGCCCGTGCCGCCGTCGGCGTCACCGCCGTCCCCGGAACTCCGGTCGCCCCGGAACCTCAGCACGGCCGCGTCCGGCCGGGGGTCGGCGAGGTACCAGTTCTGGCCGAGGGTCGCGGCGGACGGGACGGTGAGGGTGATCGCCTCCCCCGGCGCGGCGGTGATGGTCCGGTCCCGCGGGCCGTACCGGGTGGAGGGGGTGCCCGTGGACGGGGTGCCCGTGGCCGGCGTCGTGGGCGCGGGGGTGCTGATGGCAGGGGTGCTCGCGGCGGGCGTGCCGGTCCCGCCTCCGCCGCCGCAGCCGGTGAGGGCGAGCAGGCAGACGAGGGCGGCGGAGCCGAGAAGAGAGGGGCGTGCGGTCATGGTCGATCGGTGTTCCTGGGTCTCTCGGTCCTGGTCCGTCAGTCCTGGGGCAGGTGGACGGCGTACGCGTCGGGCAGCCGGCTGTTGCTGGCCTTCGCCATGCCGCCGTTGACGAAGTCGTTCTCGCTGACCCATGTGGTCTGGCCCCACGGGTTGTAGATCTCCAGCTTGTCGCCCTCCTGGCCGACGATCATCATGGCGTGGCCGGAGCGTTCGCCCTTGGCGTCGTAGCCCTCGACGCCGATCGGCACCGGCCTGCCCTCCGCCACCGCCTTCTCGATGTCCGGCAGGATGTTGCGCCGGGCGTCCGCGTCCCGGACCTCGTGCAGTTCGTACGAGCTCCCGGTCTCGGGGCTGATCTCCTTGTTGACGACCTCGGTCTTGCCGTCCTGGCCCATGCCGTTGTAGTTGGCGCCGCCGTGGCCCTCCTCGTGCACCCGGTGCTGCTCGTCCACCAGGCGGCGCCGGAAGGCGGCCGGGTCGTTCTCCTGACCCGTCGGCCCGCCGGTGAGCGAGAGGGCGTACACCGGGTCGACCATGGCGCGGGCGGTGACGGTGGACGAGGCGACACAGGTGCCCTCACTGCCGTCGCCGCCCTGGGACCACTGCTGCGTGCCGAAACTCTGCAGGTCGGTGTTGACGTTGGCGCCGTTGCCCGGGTCGGTGCCCTCGTCCTTGAGGCTGTCCCCCTTGGTGACGATCGGCGACAGGTGCTGCTGCAGCCACGCCGGGTCCTTGCCGTGGATCTTCCCGTCGAACGCCGCGATGTCGTCGACGCCGTGGCCCGCGGCGAGGGCCTTCATCAGGTACGCCTTCTCCTGCGGGGACGACGCGTGCGCCAGCAGGGTCTCCATCCGGGTCCGGTCGGCCGCCGAAAGCCTGTCCATGGCCCGGCCCGAGCGTTCCAGGTCGCCCGCGGTGAGGATCTCGTTGTAGTCAGCGGCACCGGCCGGGCCACTGGAGTCGGCGAGCATCAGCCGGTCCACCGCGGACAGTTCACCGGTGTGTATCTTCCCGGCACGGGCCTCGGCCGCCCACTTGTTCAGATCGCGGGTCGCCGCACGGACGGCGTCGTCCGCGGCGACGGCCGCCTTGTGCATCAGGTCGACCCCGGCGGCGGCGACGGAACGGGCCGACGCGAGGGCCTTCTTCTCCTCGTCCGTCTCGATCATCCGGTCGAGGAAACCGTCCTTGCCACCGAGCTGCTGCTTCGCCTGCCGCATCCGGGAGCGGCCCTCGGTGTCCTGCTTCTGCGCGTCCGTGAGCGCGTCGGCCAGCGCGATCAGCGCCTTGGCGCCGCCCTCGAACGCCTCGGCCATCTTCGTCGCCGCCCGGCCCGCGGCACCCACCGCGTCGGAGGCGAGGACGCTGGTGTCACCCACCCACACCTCCGGCAGCCCCTTGCGGGCCACCTTGTGCACGCGGTCGTGCACGTCCCCGGCCTTGTCGACCTGGCCCCGGTAGCGCTTGCCCAGCGATTCCAGCGTCGCCGTGTCGCCCACCGGCGCGCAGGCGAACAGCGCGCCGTCGATCTGGTCGAGCAGATCGTTCTTGGACCCGGCTTTGGGAATGCTCTCGCACAGCCCGGCCAGCCAGGAGCGGCGGCCGGCGGGGGTGTCCGTGGGCAGCAGGGGCAGCCCGAAGAATCCGGTCATCGATCCGTCCTCAGTACCGCGCCAGGGCCGACGGCCGGCCGGCGTGCGCCGGCATCGTGGTGACGTCGTTCCCGGCGGGCGCCGGCATCGTCGTGAGTCCGTCGGCGCCCACCCGTACCGCCTCGGCCCGGGTGCCGACGGCGTGGTCGCCGCCCGTGTACGCGCCCTTGGCGAGGCGGACCTTGCCCGCGAGTTCGTGCAGCGCCGACTCCAGCGTGGCCGCGTCGGTCTCCCAGGCCGCGGCGAAGGCGTTGAACGCCGCCGCCGGCTCGGAGCCGCCCAGCGCGTCGTCGGTGTAGCACATGGCGGGGCTGACCGCCTCGCGGATGTGTCCCGCGTCGTCGCCCGCCCCGTCCAGTTCCTTCGCCTGCCCGGACATGCCGGACCTGACCGTGTAGCCGTCCGAAGACGCGCCCATCACGCTCCCCCGTTGCGATAGATCATGGCTGCGGGGGAGGCTAACACGCGTCTTTCGTACGAACGTCCACGCATCACAGGCCCCGCACCGGGCCGACACAGCATCCGCGCGGGCCGCCGCCGGTGCCCGCGACGGGCCCGGGGTCCGCCCGCGGAGAGCAAGGGGAGCCACCGACATGCCAGGCCGTGCCGAGCGCAAGCACCGCATCGTGACCCGCTTCCAGCGGTACCTCGCCAACCCGGTCAACCGGCGCCTGCCGTTCCAGACGCTCCTGGAGACCACCGGCCGCACCTCCGGGCTGCCCCGGCGGACTCCGGTCGGCGGGCGCCGGGTCGGCGACTCCTTCTGGCTGGTGTCGGAGTTCGGCCCGAAGTCGCAGTACGTGCGCAACATCCAGGCAGACCCGGAGGTCCGCGTCCGTATCGCCGGCCGCTGGCACCGGGGCACCGCCCACCTCCTGCCCGAGGACGACGCCCGGGCCCGGCTGCGCGCCCTGCCCCGGTTCAACAGCGCGGCGGTACGGGCGTTCGGCACGGACCTGCTGACGGTGCGGGTGGACCTGGCGGACTGAGCGTCAGCCCGGCCACACGAGGGCCTGCACCTCGCTGTAGGCGTGCAGGGCGTACACGCCGACGTCCCGGCCGACCCCGCTCTTCTTGAACCCGCCGAACGGCGCCTCCATGTTGCGGCCGACGGTGTTGACGCCGACACCGCCGGCCCGCAGCCGCCGCCCCACCCGGAAGGCCCTGGCCACGTCACCGGACCAGACGTAGTCGACGAGTCCGTAGTCGGAGTCGTTGGCGAGGGCCACCCCCTCCTCCTCGTCGTCGAAGGGGATCACCACGACGACGGGCCCGAAGATCTCCTCCCGGGCCACCCGCATGTCGTTGCCGCAGTCGGCGAGGAGGGTGGGAGCGACGTAGAACCCCCGGTCCAGGGACGGACGTTCACCACCGGTGACGACGACCGCCCCTTCCTTGCGGCCGAGTTCGACGTACGACTCCACGCGGGCCCGGTGCTCGGCGGAGATCACCGGCCCCACGACGGTGTCCGGCTCCCCCGGATCACCGACCTTCAACCGGGCGGCGTACCCGGCCAGTCGCTCCACCAGCCGGTCGTACACCCCGCGCTGGGCCAGCACCCGGGTGGGCGCGGTGCAGATCTGCCCGCTGTAGAAGGAGAACGTGGTGCCGATGCCGGCGACGGCCGAGCCGAGGTCTGCGTCGTCGAAGACGAGCGCCGCACCCTTGCCGCCCAGCTCCATCAACTGGCGTTTCATGTCGCGTCCGCACACCTCGGCGATGCGCCGGCCGACGGACGTGGAACCGGTGAAGCTGACCATGTCCACGTCGTCGCAGGCCACCGCCGCCTCGCCCACCGCCGTGTCCCGGCCGGAGACGACGTTCACCACGCCCGGCGGCACCCCGGCCGCCTCCAGCGCCTCGGCCATCCGGTAGACCGAGAGGGGGTCCTGCGGAGCGGGCTTGACCACCACCGTGTTGCCCATGGCCAGGGCCGGGGCGACCTTGCCCGCCGGATTGGCCCACGGGTTGTTGTACGAGGTGACGCACGTGACCACGCCGACGGGCTGCCGCACCGCCAGGGCGCCCATCACACCGGCCCTGCCCATCGGCCCCGCCTCGTTGATCTGCGGGACCACGGCCCACTCGGCGGGCTCCACCGCGGCGTACCGGCGGAAGCGGGCCGCGGCCACCCCGACCTGCATCGCGCGGGCGGTCCCGGCCGTCGCGCCGGTCTCCGCCCGGGCGAGGTCGGCGTACGGCTCCAGGGAATCCCGGATGACGCCGGCCGCCCGGGCCAGCACCGCCGCCCGCTCCTCCGGCCGGGTCCGCGACCACGGCCCGAAGGCCTCGCGGGCCGCCGCGCAGGCCGCCCGCACCTGCTCCGGTGAGGCCTCCGGCGCCCAGCCGACGGTCCCCTCGGTGGCCGGATCGGTCACCGGGTAGTGCCCGCCGTCGGGTTCTGTCCACTCCCCGCCGACGAACAGCCGCTGCCCCTCGTTCACCGGGTGCTCACCGTCCGCGTGTCCCGCCCGGACCGCAGCACCCGGCCCGGTACGGCACCGGTCACCACGTCGTCCCGGATCGCCTCGACTCCGTTGACCCACACCGCGCGCACCCCGATCGCCCGGGAGTCCAGCCGCGGACTGTCGCCCGGCAGGTCGTGCACCAGCCGGGCCCGGCCCGCGTCGATCCGCTCCGGGTCGAGGAGCACCAGGTCGGCGTGCCAGCCCTCCCGTACCCGTCCCCGCTCGCGCAGCCCGAAGAGCCGCGCCGGGTCGTCGGTCAGCATCCGCACCGCCTGCTCCAGGCCGACCAGCCGCCGGCCGCGCAGGCAGTCCCCGAGGAACCGGGTGGTGTACGGCGCCCCGCACATCCGGTCCAGGTGGGCGCCCGCGTCGGAGCCGCCCAGCAGCACGTCCTCGTGCTGCCAGGTCTCCGCGCGCAGCTCCCAGGAGGCGGGGTCGTTGTCGCTCGGCATCGGCCACAGCACCGTGCGCAGTTCGTCCTCGGCGCAGATCTCCACCAGGCACGCGAACGGGTCCTGCCCGCGCTCGGCGGCGATGTCCCGCACGACCCGGCCGGTCAGACCGCGGTTGGCCTCGCTGTAGGTGTCCCCGATGACGTACCGGCCGAAGTCCGCGAGCCGCCGGAAGACGCCCGCCTCCTTGGACCGGGCCCGCCGCAGCAGCTCCGCCCGGACCTCCGCGTCCCGCAGCCTCGCGATCCGTTCGGGCACGGGCAGCCCGAGGACCGGCCCCCAGCCGGGGATCAGGTTCAGGGCGCAGAAGGTGCCGAGGGACATGTTCATCGGGGTGAGGATCGGCATGGTCAGGGCCACAATGCGGCCGCCGGCCTTCCGTGCCCGTTCGCTCGCGCCGAGCTGCCGGGGCACACGCTCCGGGACGGCCGCGTCGACGGTGAGGACGTTCCAGTTCAGCGGCCGTCCGGCGGCCGCGCTCATCTCCACGAGGAGATCGATCTCGGCATCGCTGAACTGGTCGAGGCAGCCGGCGACGATCGCCTCGATCTGCGTGCCCTCGTGCTCCCCGACGGCCCGCGCGAGCGCCAGCAGCTCCGCAGGTTCGGCGTGCCGGGACGCCACGGGCCGCCCGTCCCCGTCCGAGTGGGTGCTGGACTGCGTGGTGGAGAGTCCCCAGGCGCCGGCGTCCATGGCCTCGTGCAGCAGCGCGACCATGGCTTCCAGCTGCCGCCGGCTCGGCTGCCCCCCGACGGCGTCCGGGCCCATGACGTACCGCCGGAGCGCGCAGTGCCCCACCATGAAACCGGCGTTGACCGCGATCCGCCCGTCGAGGGCGTCCAGGTACTCCCCGAACCCGTGCCAGCTCCACGGCGCGCCCTCCTCCAGGGCCACCAGGGACATGCCCTCCACCTTGGACATCATCCGGCGGGTGTAGTCGGCGTCCTCGGGGCGGTCGGGGTTCAGGGGCGCGAGGGTGAAGCCGCAGTTGCCGGCGGCGACGGTGGTCACGCCGTGGTTGAGGGAGGGGGTGGCGTACGGGTCCCAGAACAGCTGGGCGTCGTAGTGGGTGTGCGGGTCGACGAACCCGGGGGTGAGGACGAGGCCGTGCGCGTCCTCGGTGGTGCGGGCCTCCCCGGTGACCCGGCCGACGGCGGCGATCCGGCCGTCGCGGATGCCGACGTCGGCGGTGCGGGCGGGGGCGCCGGTGCCGTCGACGACCGTCGCGCCCTTGATGACGTGATCGAACATGGGGCCTCCTTCCCGGCCGGGACCGGCGGCGCTCACGCGGCGGCCCGGAACCGCGAGGTCCGGTGCACGGGGTCGGTGTCGATCTTGGGAATCACGTGCTCCCCGATCAGCCGGATCGTCTGCAGCGTCTCCTCCTTCGGCACCCCGACCGGCAGCCCGAAGCTCAGCTGGTCGGCGCCGGCCTGCTCCCAGCGCTTGCACTGGCGCAAGACCTCGTCCGGGTCCCCGCAGATCAGCAGCTCCTCCTCGATGAGCAGCTCCACGAACTCGGGGGTGTACGGGGGCAGCGTCTCCGGCCACACCGGGAACCCCTCGGGCCGGGGGAACGTGTCGTGGTACCGGAAGACCAGCGAGGGCAGGTAGTGCAGCCCGCCGTTGACGGCGATCTCGATCGCCTCCGCGTGCGTCGGCGCGCAGATCGCGGTCGTCGTCACCATCACGTTGTCGTTGACGAAGTCGCCGATCGGCTCCGCGTCCACGACCGCCGTCTTGTACTGCTCCAGCACCCACTCCATGTCGGAGACCTTCTGGATGCTGAAGCCGAGCACGCCGAGCCCCTTCTTCGCGGCCATCGCGTAGGAGGGCGGCGAACCGGCCGCGTACCACATCGCCGGGTGCGACTTCCCGTACGGCTTCGGGAGCACCTTCCGCGGCGGAAGCTGCCAGTGCTTGCCCTGGAAGCCCTCGTACTCGTCCTGGAGCCACATCTTGGGGAACTCGGCGACGGTCTCCTCCCAGATCTCCTTGGTGTGGTTCATGTCGGTGATGCCCGGCAGGAAGCCGAGGATCTCGTGGCTGCCCGCGCCCCGGCCGCTGCCGAACTCGAAGCGGCCCTCGCTGAGGTGGTCGAGCATGGCGACCTTCTCGGCCACCTTCACGGGGTGGTTGACCTGGGCGAGCGGGTTGAAGATGCCCGATCCCAGGTGGATCCGCTCGGTCGCGTGGGCAAGGTAGCCGAGGAAGACGTCGTTGGCGGACAGGTGCGAGTACTCCTCCAGGAAGTGGTGCTCGGAGGCCCAGGCGTACTTGAAGCCGGACTTGTCCGCCTGGATGACGTACTCGGTCTCCTCCATC of the Streptomyces sp. 1222.5 genome contains:
- a CDS encoding carotenoid oxygenase family protein is translated as MTAAPKHLNGNYAPVTEELTARDLPVTGTVPPELAGWYLRNGPNPADAASGHWFFGDGMVHGVRLEGGRAVSYRNRWVRTTRFTDDARMYDGQGRRDLTAGPANTHVVRHAGRTLALVETALPYELTRGLDTVGPYDFDGRLSTAMTAHPKTCPATGELHFFGYGMVEPTHLTYHRADAAGELTVSRPVEVPGPTMLHDFALTAGHVVFMDLPVVFDVELALTGGTMPYSWDDGYGARLGVLRRDDPHGEVHWFPVDPCYVFHVVNAHDVPDGTLVLHVMRYPEMWRRTADGRTGPQQAVLWKWTVDPARGTVREEQVDDRPGEFPRVDDRLTGLDSGHGHMTSGTALVRYDLATGAATAHDFGPGRTPGEAAFAPADGTPGGPGWLLTYVHDAATDRSDLVVLDAGDLAAPPVATVHLPARVPFGFHGNWLADADA
- a CDS encoding protease inhibitor I42 family protein, translating into MTARPSLLGSAALVCLLALTGCGGGGGTGTPAASTPAISTPAPTTPATGTPSTGTPSTRYGPRDRTITAAPGEAITLTVPSAATLGQNWYLADPRPDAAVLRFRGDRSSGDGGDADGGTGGSQSFEFSAVAEGRTTVRLLYCPLHTCTGPGPDDRSTLGPTPDGTASPSPYPTATGTPDSRAAYYVFTITVR
- a CDS encoding peptidoglycan-binding protein → MTGFFGLPLLPTDTPAGRRSWLAGLCESIPKAGSKNDLLDQIDGALFACAPVGDTATLESLGKRYRGQVDKAGDVHDRVHKVARKGLPEVWVGDTSVLASDAVGAAGRAATKMAEAFEGGAKALIALADALTDAQKQDTEGRSRMRQAKQQLGGKDGFLDRMIETDEEKKALASARSVAAAGVDLMHKAAVAADDAVRAATRDLNKWAAEARAGKIHTGELSAVDRLMLADSSGPAGAADYNEILTAGDLERSGRAMDRLSAADRTRMETLLAHASSPQEKAYLMKALAAGHGVDDIAAFDGKIHGKDPAWLQQHLSPIVTKGDSLKDEGTDPGNGANVNTDLQSFGTQQWSQGGDGSEGTCVASSTVTARAMVDPVYALSLTGGPTGQENDPAAFRRRLVDEQHRVHEEGHGGANYNGMGQDGKTEVVNKEISPETGSSYELHEVRDADARRNILPDIEKAVAEGRPVPIGVEGYDAKGERSGHAMMIVGQEGDKLEIYNPWGQTTWVSENDFVNGGMAKASNSRLPDAYAVHLPQD
- a CDS encoding nitroreductase/quinone reductase family protein, whose protein sequence is MPGRAERKHRIVTRFQRYLANPVNRRLPFQTLLETTGRTSGLPRRTPVGGRRVGDSFWLVSEFGPKSQYVRNIQADPEVRVRIAGRWHRGTAHLLPEDDARARLRALPRFNSAAVRAFGTDLLTVRVDLAD
- a CDS encoding aldehyde dehydrogenase family protein; this encodes MNEGQRLFVGGEWTEPDGGHYPVTDPATEGTVGWAPEASPEQVRAACAAAREAFGPWSRTRPEERAAVLARAAGVIRDSLEPYADLARAETGATAGTARAMQVGVAAARFRRYAAVEPAEWAVVPQINEAGPMGRAGVMGALAVRQPVGVVTCVTSYNNPWANPAGKVAPALAMGNTVVVKPAPQDPLSVYRMAEALEAAGVPPGVVNVVSGRDTAVGEAAVACDDVDMVSFTGSTSVGRRIAEVCGRDMKRQLMELGGKGAALVFDDADLGSAVAGIGTTFSFYSGQICTAPTRVLAQRGVYDRLVERLAGYAARLKVGDPGEPDTVVGPVISAEHRARVESYVELGRKEGAVVVTGGERPSLDRGFYVAPTLLADCGNDMRVAREEIFGPVVVVIPFDDEEEGVALANDSDYGLVDYVWSGDVARAFRVGRRLRAGGVGVNTVGRNMEAPFGGFKKSGVGRDVGVYALHAYSEVQALVWPG
- a CDS encoding amidohydrolase family protein; translated protein: MFDHVIKGATVVDGTGAPARTADVGIRDGRIAAVGRVTGEARTTEDAHGLVLTPGFVDPHTHYDAQLFWDPYATPSLNHGVTTVAAGNCGFTLAPLNPDRPEDADYTRRMMSKVEGMSLVALEEGAPWSWHGFGEYLDALDGRIAVNAGFMVGHCALRRYVMGPDAVGGQPSRRQLEAMVALLHEAMDAGAWGLSTTQSSTHSDGDGRPVASRHAEPAELLALARAVGEHEGTQIEAIVAGCLDQFSDAEIDLLVEMSAAAGRPLNWNVLTVDAAVPERVPRQLGASERARKAGGRIVALTMPILTPMNMSLGTFCALNLIPGWGPVLGLPVPERIARLRDAEVRAELLRRARSKEAGVFRRLADFGRYVIGDTYSEANRGLTGRVVRDIAAERGQDPFACLVEICAEDELRTVLWPMPSDNDPASWELRAETWQHEDVLLGGSDAGAHLDRMCGAPYTTRFLGDCLRGRRLVGLEQAVRMLTDDPARLFGLRERGRVREGWHADLVLLDPERIDAGRARLVHDLPGDSPRLDSRAIGVRAVWVNGVEAIRDDVVTGAVPGRVLRSGRDTRTVSTR
- a CDS encoding LLM class flavin-dependent oxidoreductase, whose amino-acid sequence is MEFGLFVQGYVGKRAETDPLAEHKALMEETEYVIQADKSGFKYAWASEHHFLEEYSHLSANDVFLGYLAHATERIHLGSGIFNPLAQVNHPVKVAEKVAMLDHLSEGRFEFGSGRGAGSHEILGFLPGITDMNHTKEIWEETVAEFPKMWLQDEYEGFQGKHWQLPPRKVLPKPYGKSHPAMWYAAGSPPSYAMAAKKGLGVLGFSIQKVSDMEWVLEQYKTAVVDAEPIGDFVNDNVMVTTTAICAPTHAEAIEIAVNGGLHYLPSLVFRYHDTFPRPEGFPVWPETLPPYTPEFVELLIEEELLICGDPDEVLRQCKRWEQAGADQLSFGLPVGVPKEETLQTIRLIGEHVIPKIDTDPVHRTSRFRAAA